A single region of the Palaemon carinicauda isolate YSFRI2023 chromosome 17, ASM3689809v2, whole genome shotgun sequence genome encodes:
- the Ype gene encoding protein yippee-like 5: MGRIFLEHIGGTRLFSCARCYTILTNRTELISTRFTGATGRAFLFKRVVNLTYSEVQDRVMLTGRHMVRDVSCKNCTTKLGWIYEFATEENQRYKEGRVILERALVTESDGFVEHVDDD; encoded by the exons ATGGGTCGAATCTTCTTGGAACACATTGGAGGGACAAGGTTGTTTTCATGTGCCCGTTGTTACACAATTCTGACAAACCGCACAGAACTGATCTCAACACGGTTTACAGGAGCCACTGGCAGAGCTTTCTTGTTCAAGAGAGTTGTCAATCTTACTTACAG TGAAGTACAAGACCGTGTTATGTTGACTGGACGACACATGGTGCGTGATGTGTCTTGTAAAAACTGCACTACTAAATTGGGATGGATATATGAATTTGCTACAGAGGAAAATCAAAG GTACAAAGAGGGGCGCGTTATCCTGGAGCGTGCCCTTGTGACAGAGTCCGATGGTTTTGTGGAACATGTCGATGATGACTGA